One Tripterygium wilfordii isolate XIE 37 chromosome 10, ASM1340144v1, whole genome shotgun sequence DNA segment encodes these proteins:
- the LOC120007311 gene encoding secreted RxLR effector protein 161-like — MRKFGYKQSNSDHTLFLKCRMGKLTALIIYVNDMIVTGDDPIDTPIEQNHKLFYNLGTSCAEKERYQRLVGELIYLSHTWPDIAYAVSVVSQFMHDPRVLDMDAVDHILRYLKSSLDKGLLFSKHGHLNVEGYTNADGVGSADNRRSTSGYFTFVRGNLVTWRSKKQSVVSRSSVEAEYRGMANGVCELLWL, encoded by the exons ATGAGAAAGTTTGGGTACAAACAAAGTAATTCGGATCATACTTTGTTCTTAAAGTGTCGAATGGGTAAACTTACTGCCTTGATTATATATGTCAATGATATGATAGTGACTGGTGATGAT CCAATTGACACTCCCATTGAGCAGAATCATAAGCTTTTTTACAATTTAGGTACTAGTTGtgcagagaaagagagatatCAGAGACTAGTTGgagaattaatttatttatcacACACATGGCCTGATATTGCCTATGCTGTGAGTGTGgtaagtcaatttatgcatgaCCCACGAGTACTTGACATGGATGCTGTAGATCACATTTTGCGCTATCTAAAATCTTCACTCGATAAGGGACTACTATTCTCTAAACATGGGCATTTAAATGTTGAAGGGTATACTAACGCTGATGGGGTTGGTTCCGCTGATAATAGACGCTCTACATCTGGTTATTTCACTTTTGTGAGAGGAAATCTTGtgacttggagaagcaaaaagCAATCCGTCGTATCCAGATCAAGTGTTGAAGCTGAGTATAGAGGGATGGCAAATGGAGTATGTGAATTATTGTGGTTATGA
- the LOC120008072 gene encoding protein PHYTOCHROME KINASE SUBSTRATE 1-like, with protein MAMISNNLGDVSFSWFLNRTDEAFVRNVVTESSRITKSNNEEDGEIGVFSADKYFNGVSGNEESTNNASKYKKEQQVVLTKPKLFTPPSVASESSSSWHSQTALLPLSSTTVVKNLPRRKPNKDQQGNKGGGGFLASLGCKCYCSDKTSVDVVEDEDDNITEVSLNKGLNNHVEFSKSRFDQVAGKEEVLPRQSLEVFGSPVMDKRGRSLSLERRLTMLSSSASSCTPRIETIIDEYDKNNNDDGGDNYSDASSDLFEIESLTGKVKPIFLTRQLSSAESITSGCGTPTTCYAPSEASVEWSVVTASAADFSSAASDYEDLKAPTTKTNIKPISPIKGRRSGNILLGCKNQKAVQVAEDAYMMRTYHHNNVEPRMMTRFQAETKLTGRKTHILYQF; from the coding sequence ATGGCTATGATCTCAAATAACCTCGGGGATGTCTCTTTCTCTTGGTTCTTGAACCGCACCGACGAGGCTTTTGTGCGTAATGTAGTCACAGAATCCAGTAGAATCACTAAGAGTAACAATGAAGAAGATGGAGAGATTGGAGTATTTAGTGCTGACAAGTACTTCAATGGAGTTTCAGGAAATGAAGAGAGTACTAATAATGCAAGCAAGTACAAAAAAGAGCAGCAAGTAGTCTTGACAAAACCAAAACTGTTTACACCTCCAAGTGTTGCTTCTGAATCATCATCCAGTTGGCACAGCCAGACTGCGTTGCTGCCGCTGAGTAGCACCACCGTCGTTAAGAATCTGCCGAGGAGAAAACCAAACAAGGACCAACAAGGAAATAAGGGTGGTGGCGGTTTTCTTGCCAGTCTTGGCTGCAAATGCTATTGTTCTGATAAGACTTCTGTTGATGTCGTCGAGGACGAGGACGACAACATAACTGAAGTTAGTTTGAACAAAGGTCTTAATAATCATGTAGAGTTCTCAAAATCTCGATTCGATCAAGTTGCAGGGAAGGAAGAAGTACTCCCCCGTCAGTCGCTGGAGGTGTTTGGGTCACCGGTGATGGACAAGAGGGGCAGGTCATTAAGCCTTGAGAGGAGGCTCACAATGTTGTCATCATCAGCATCATCTTGTACTCCTAGAATCGAGACAATCATCGATGAATACGATAAGAACAACAACGATGATGGTGGTGATAATTATAGCGACGCGAGTTCAGATTTGTTCGAGATAGAGAGCCTAACAGGGAAAGTGAAGCCAATATTCCTTACAAGGCAACTATCATCAGCAGAATCAATTACATCTGGTTGTGGCACTCCAACTACTTGTTATGCACCAAGCGAGGCTAGTGTTGAATGGAGTGTGGTTACTGCCAGTGCTGCTGATTTCTCATCCGCGGCGTCGGATTACGAAGATTTAAAGGCACCCACCACCAAGACCAACATCAAGCCAATTAGTCCGATCAAAGGTAGACGATCCGGTAATATTCTGCTGGGTTGTAAGAATCAGAAGGCGGTTCAAGTTGCAGAAGATGCATATATGATGAGAACATATCATCATAACAACGTTGAGCCAAGAATGATGACAAGGTTTCAAGCTGAGACTAAACTCACTGGTCGCAAAACTCATATTTTGTACCAATTCTAG